One part of the Mycobacterium marinum genome encodes these proteins:
- a CDS encoding phosphotransferase family protein, translating into MTELADRLATVLRPMLGTEVAIDKLRALTGGASRTTWAFDAVTGHRRRSLILRTGPPDDVHAGMELEARVQAAAAAAGAPVPHVLVADDSPAALGNPFLICDEVGGETIVRRIQRQLDDAGRQRLLGECAQALAAIHRADAGDAGLVHEDPVAHWRERLDAMGESTATFEWAFRWLDAHRPAESAPVLVHGDYRMGNLIVEGSGLAAVLDWELVHVGAGYEDLAWFCVRAWRFGAPASYGAGGLGSIEDFLRAYERAGGTAVDRGAFHWWLVLATLRWGVICQYQAWRHLSGQARSVELATIGRRVCENEWDLLDLLEVP; encoded by the coding sequence GTGACCGAGTTGGCCGACCGCCTGGCCACCGTGTTGCGCCCGATGCTGGGCACCGAGGTGGCCATCGACAAGCTGCGCGCACTGACCGGCGGAGCCAGCAGGACCACCTGGGCATTCGACGCCGTTACCGGCCACCGACGCCGATCGCTGATCCTGCGCACCGGGCCGCCCGACGATGTGCACGCCGGCATGGAGCTCGAAGCCCGCGTTCAGGCCGCCGCCGCGGCCGCCGGTGCACCGGTCCCCCACGTGCTGGTCGCCGACGACTCCCCCGCGGCACTGGGCAATCCGTTCCTGATCTGCGACGAGGTCGGCGGCGAAACCATCGTCCGGCGCATCCAACGCCAGCTCGACGACGCGGGCCGGCAGCGGCTACTGGGTGAATGCGCGCAGGCGCTGGCCGCGATTCACCGCGCCGACGCCGGCGACGCCGGCCTTGTCCACGAAGACCCGGTGGCGCACTGGCGTGAACGGCTCGACGCGATGGGTGAGTCCACCGCCACCTTCGAATGGGCGTTCCGCTGGCTCGATGCCCATCGGCCGGCCGAGTCGGCACCGGTTCTGGTGCACGGCGACTACCGGATGGGGAATCTGATCGTCGAGGGATCCGGGCTTGCCGCCGTGCTGGATTGGGAGCTGGTGCACGTCGGTGCGGGATACGAGGACCTGGCCTGGTTCTGCGTGCGGGCCTGGCGGTTCGGGGCTCCGGCCAGCTACGGCGCCGGCGGGCTGGGCAGCATCGAGGACTTCCTGCGGGCCTACGAGCGGGCCGGCGGCACCGCCGTCGACCGAGGCGCTTTTCACTGGTGGCTGGTGTTGGCCACGCTGCGTTGGGGTGTGATCTGCCAATACCAGGCATGGCGCCACTTGAGCGGGCAGGCCCGCTCGGTGGAGTTGGCGACGATCGGCCGACGGGTATGCGAGAACGAATGGGATCTGCTGGACCTATTGGAGGTGCCCTGA
- a CDS encoding acyl-CoA dehydrogenase family protein encodes MEFTLPEHLQSLLAQMDEFIEAEIKPLEHEHIQYFDHRREHARTDWDNDGVPRREWEELLAEMRRRADQAGWLRYGLPARFGGRDGTNLDMAVIREHLAHKGLGLHNDLQNESSIVGNFPQVIMMDRFGTDAQKSEWTEVLITGERSMAFGLTEPLHGSDATWMQTRAEHAGDGWIINGAKRFNTGVHRATHDLVFARTSGEPGQARGITAFLVPTDTAGFNVPYYWWTLNMPTDHGEVELTNVRVPDDAVLGEVDRGLEVGQTFLHENRIRQAASSLGAAQYCIDRAIGYAGERRAFGKPLSVNQAIQWPLVELQTEAQMVRLLVYYAAWHLDRNHHMEVSDKVSMANYRANRLVCEAADRAMQVFGGVGYSRHEPFEHIYRHHRRYRITEGAEEIQIRRVAQRLFKFGQK; translated from the coding sequence GTGGAATTCACTCTGCCAGAACATCTTCAGAGCCTACTCGCCCAGATGGACGAGTTCATCGAGGCCGAGATCAAACCGCTGGAACACGAACACATTCAATACTTTGACCATCGTCGCGAGCACGCCCGCACCGACTGGGACAACGATGGTGTCCCGCGCCGGGAATGGGAAGAACTGCTAGCCGAGATGCGCAGGCGCGCCGACCAGGCGGGCTGGCTGCGCTACGGGCTGCCGGCCCGGTTCGGCGGTCGCGACGGGACCAACCTGGACATGGCCGTCATCCGCGAACATCTGGCGCACAAAGGCCTTGGCCTGCACAACGACCTGCAAAACGAGTCCTCCATCGTCGGCAACTTCCCGCAGGTCATCATGATGGATCGCTTTGGCACCGACGCTCAAAAAAGCGAATGGACCGAGGTGCTCATCACCGGCGAGCGGTCGATGGCGTTCGGGCTGACCGAGCCGCTGCACGGGTCGGATGCCACCTGGATGCAGACCCGGGCCGAGCACGCCGGTGACGGCTGGATCATCAACGGCGCCAAGCGGTTCAACACCGGTGTGCATCGCGCGACCCACGACCTGGTGTTCGCCCGAACCTCGGGTGAGCCGGGGCAGGCCCGGGGCATCACCGCGTTCCTGGTCCCAACCGACACCGCGGGATTCAACGTCCCGTACTACTGGTGGACGCTGAACATGCCCACCGATCACGGCGAGGTCGAGCTCACCAACGTGCGCGTCCCCGATGACGCGGTGCTGGGCGAGGTCGATCGGGGCCTCGAGGTGGGCCAGACTTTTCTGCACGAGAACAGGATTCGCCAGGCGGCCAGCAGCCTGGGCGCGGCCCAATACTGTATCGACCGGGCCATCGGCTACGCCGGCGAACGCCGCGCGTTCGGCAAGCCGCTGTCGGTGAACCAGGCCATCCAGTGGCCGCTTGTCGAACTGCAGACCGAGGCGCAGATGGTGCGGCTGCTGGTGTACTACGCGGCCTGGCATCTGGACCGAAATCACCATATGGAGGTGTCCGACAAGGTCTCGATGGCCAACTACCGCGCAAACCGACTGGTGTGCGAGGCCGCCGACCGGGCCATGCAGGTGTTCGGCGGCGTCGGCTACAGCCGGCACGAACCATTCGAGCACATCTATCGCCACCACCGCCGATACCGGATCACCGAGGGCGCCGAGGAAATTCAGATTCGCCGGGTCGCGCAGCGGCTGTTCAAGTTTGGCCAGAAGTGA
- a CDS encoding nuclear transport factor 2 family protein gives MPPPPLSSTEAITEVADRLFTAIENGDRAEVDRMWSPDIAVWRVGARRDNDKARALRVIDWFLSATTERRYEILDRRVFSDESASGFVQQHTLHATGRAGQVIAMRVCIVIKLDRDGVINRIDEYFDPSELAPLLD, from the coding sequence ATGCCCCCACCGCCCCTATCCAGCACCGAGGCGATCACTGAGGTAGCCGACCGATTGTTCACCGCGATCGAGAACGGCGACCGGGCCGAAGTCGACCGGATGTGGAGCCCCGACATTGCGGTCTGGCGGGTCGGCGCGCGCCGGGACAACGACAAGGCCCGCGCGCTGCGGGTGATCGATTGGTTCCTCTCGGCGACCACCGAGCGCCGCTATGAAATCCTGGACCGTCGGGTGTTCAGCGACGAATCAGCCAGCGGCTTCGTCCAACAACACACGTTGCACGCGACCGGCCGAGCCGGCCAGGTGATCGCGATGCGGGTCTGCATCGTGATCAAGCTGGACAGAGATGGTGTGATCAACCGTATCGACGAATACTTCGACCCCTCCGAACTCGCGCCCCTGCTCGACTAG
- a CDS encoding DUF6285 domain-containing protein, translating to MRTGDYGRPTAAELVAAVAEFLEGDVRAATDGQVNFHARVAANALRIVERELLGPGDAEVRTALGELGFADEAALAAAIRAGELDGRAEVVIGCLRTLVRHRLAVAHPGYDSE from the coding sequence ATGCGCACCGGCGACTACGGGCGTCCAACCGCGGCCGAGCTCGTGGCCGCCGTCGCCGAGTTCCTGGAGGGCGATGTCCGGGCGGCGACCGACGGCCAGGTCAACTTTCATGCCAGGGTGGCCGCCAATGCCCTGCGCATCGTCGAGCGAGAGCTGCTCGGCCCCGGTGACGCCGAGGTGCGGACCGCGCTGGGCGAGTTGGGCTTCGCCGACGAGGCCGCTCTGGCCGCGGCCATCCGGGCCGGCGAACTCGACGGTCGCGCCGAGGTGGTCATCGGGTGCCTGCGCACACTGGTGCGACATCGATTGGCAGTTGCCCACCCCGGATACGACAGCGAATAG
- a CDS encoding TetR/AcrR family transcriptional regulator gives MPARQESRELSSKGRQTRQAIEQAARKLFAERGFHGTTLADITSAAGKSSAVFYRYFTDKEDLLAALAQSFLHDVVTPSGVSLQLPDSPDDDTFFTAVVTGYWNIFKQNIGIMIAVDQLAATQQRFAAVQNQFRRFGMDIIAASVRHAQDQGYGTELNPDHTAVAIALLFENFTSVLVGTSGSSGPGGLGVTITDEDAITTLSRIWKKTLYGF, from the coding sequence ATGCCCGCCCGGCAAGAGTCACGAGAACTCAGCTCCAAAGGCCGCCAGACCCGGCAGGCCATCGAGCAGGCCGCGCGCAAGCTGTTCGCCGAGCGAGGATTCCACGGAACCACGCTGGCCGACATCACCTCCGCCGCGGGCAAGTCCTCAGCGGTGTTCTACCGATACTTCACCGACAAGGAAGACCTACTGGCCGCCCTGGCGCAGTCGTTCTTACACGATGTGGTGACTCCCTCCGGGGTCAGCCTGCAACTGCCGGACTCTCCCGACGATGACACGTTCTTCACCGCGGTGGTGACCGGCTACTGGAACATCTTCAAACAGAACATCGGCATCATGATCGCCGTCGACCAACTGGCCGCCACCCAGCAGCGCTTTGCCGCGGTGCAGAACCAATTCCGGCGCTTCGGCATGGACATCATCGCCGCCTCGGTACGGCACGCGCAGGATCAGGGCTACGGAACCGAACTCAACCCGGACCACACCGCGGTGGCCATCGCGTTGTTGTTCGAGAACTTCACCTCGGTCCTGGTCGGCACCTCGGGATCCTCGGGACCCGGCGGCCTGGGTGTCACCATCACCGACGAGGACGCCATCACCACGCTGTCGCGGATCTGGAAGAAGACCCTATACGGTTTCTAG
- a CDS encoding YceI family protein, producing the protein MTTLEALLSDPDAQGPWHLVADRSTITFKIKNMWGLLTVKGEFTNFGGYGELADHGAVSGHLEIETASVRTGIGSRDKHLRSADFFDVERFPQIRVVVTGLQPTKGRGADLRANFTIKGVGDPVPLPVTITEFGDGSVRICGEAEIDRAQFGLDWNKFGVMARTATVSAVLVFAPARVV; encoded by the coding sequence ATGACGACCCTGGAAGCTCTGCTGAGCGATCCCGACGCCCAAGGCCCATGGCATCTCGTCGCCGATCGCTCGACCATCACCTTCAAGATCAAGAACATGTGGGGTCTGCTGACCGTCAAGGGCGAATTCACCAACTTCGGCGGCTACGGCGAGTTGGCCGACCACGGCGCGGTCTCCGGTCATCTGGAGATCGAAACGGCCTCGGTGCGCACCGGCATCGGCAGCCGGGACAAGCATCTGCGCTCAGCTGACTTCTTCGATGTCGAGCGTTTCCCGCAGATCCGCGTGGTGGTCACCGGACTGCAGCCGACCAAGGGCCGCGGGGCCGACCTGCGGGCGAACTTCACCATCAAAGGCGTCGGCGACCCGGTACCGCTGCCGGTGACAATCACCGAGTTCGGCGACGGCTCGGTGCGGATCTGCGGCGAGGCCGAAATCGATCGCGCGCAGTTTGGCCTGGACTGGAACAAGTTCGGGGTGATGGCCAGGACGGCGACCGTGTCGGCGGTGTTGGTCTTCGCCCCGGCGCGGGTCGTCTGA
- a CDS encoding hydroxymethylglutaryl-CoA lyase codes for MTAHVTIREVALRDGLQIEKPVPLSAKLELLAAVAATGVREVEATAFVSPSKVPSMADAAELAAELHSYPDIEFSALVASPNGARRAIAAGLHAIEYVVAASNSFSMANVGRSTADATDQISEILAIGRDGEVTVEVIVATAWDCPFDGAVAPQQVLDIAATAVDQGVDRFSIADTIGTATPGRVSALIAQLGPVLGDMPLGAHFHNTRGSGLASAYAAVCSGVTRLDASVGGLGGCPFAPGATGNIATEDLVYLLADSGFAVDVDLAAAIAAAEVAKAVVGHDLPGALLRAGDRIRS; via the coding sequence ATGACCGCCCACGTCACCATTCGCGAGGTAGCGCTACGCGACGGATTGCAGATCGAGAAGCCGGTGCCGTTGTCCGCCAAGCTGGAGCTGCTGGCAGCGGTGGCCGCAACCGGAGTCCGTGAAGTCGAGGCGACGGCGTTCGTGTCGCCGTCGAAAGTGCCGTCGATGGCCGACGCCGCCGAACTCGCCGCGGAGCTGCACAGCTACCCCGACATCGAGTTCTCCGCGCTGGTAGCCAGTCCCAACGGGGCCAGGCGGGCGATTGCCGCGGGCTTGCACGCGATCGAATACGTGGTGGCGGCCAGCAATTCGTTCAGCATGGCCAATGTCGGACGGAGCACCGCCGACGCGACCGATCAGATCAGCGAGATCCTCGCCATCGGCCGCGACGGCGAGGTCACCGTCGAGGTGATCGTGGCCACCGCTTGGGACTGTCCGTTCGACGGGGCCGTCGCGCCACAGCAAGTTCTCGACATCGCGGCCACCGCTGTTGACCAAGGGGTGGACCGGTTCTCGATCGCCGACACCATCGGCACCGCCACGCCCGGCCGGGTCAGTGCGCTCATCGCGCAGCTGGGGCCGGTGCTCGGCGACATGCCGCTGGGCGCGCACTTCCACAACACCCGCGGCTCCGGGCTGGCCAGTGCCTATGCGGCGGTGTGCTCCGGTGTCACCCGGCTGGACGCCTCGGTCGGCGGGCTCGGCGGTTGCCCCTTTGCACCCGGAGCCACCGGAAACATCGCCACCGAGGACTTGGTGTACCTGCTGGCCGACAGCGGCTTTGCCGTCGACGTCGACTTGGCCGCCGCCATCGCCGCGGCCGAGGTGGCCAAGGCGGTTGTTGGCCATGACCTGCCAGGCGCACTCTTGCGCGCAGGAGACCGGATTCGCAGCTGA